The Salvelinus fontinalis isolate EN_2023a chromosome 34, ASM2944872v1, whole genome shotgun sequence region AATTTATAACATAAAGCACTATGATTTTGAGAATGCAATGAAAGTGTATTTCCTCAGTTTTGTTTCTCTTGCATAGCATTTGAAATAATATTATTGGCATATGTCGGCAATATATATTTTGCTTTGCATGTGGCAGTCTGGCATTGTGTCAATATATtggatgtaatttttttttttgctgatgtCATCATTTGCAATTAAAATgtcaattttttttatataacctTGGTTTCCCATCTATCTTGTGTAAGGGGTTATCTAAATTCTGAATGTCATTTTGGCCAATATTATTGGTCAGTTTTCAAGACTAGCTCTATAAACAACTATATTTACAAagcatagagaatgatagagaaagCATCCCTATATAGTTCCCATTATGGCATCTGTGAGAGCATTGGCAGTGTCATTGAggcaatctccattttgaagtaatccattttcttcttcacaattggctgatccctcctgatgaccatgagggatcagccaataaagttggaagtcccacccagtttaCAACATCAAAATGTTGGAAGCCCTCAATGTTGCTGCCAATGCTAAAACAgtcttttggccactagaggcctctatcattttCTATGGAACTAAGCTACATACATACACGTGGACATCAAACTGTACTATGCACAGAGTCATTGGGCATGAGCCAATTACAGTAACACATTCAGTACAGTCAATCTTCCCTTCTACTAACACAGTCAGAAAATAATAGTACAATCACCCTTGCAGATGCAATAAGAAATATAGAAATTTATATATGCATATGGGATTTCTTCTGGGACATACAGTAGTGGATTTATTTGTGTATGGTAAATGCCAGTGGTAGGTGGGATACGGTGGGCAGGAAGGGGTAATGGTGGGGGATAGGGGCGAGGGGGCGTCACACAGACATGATACTGTTGGAAGAGGAGAGCTTCAGCTCTTCCCGGGGGGACTGGAGGGAGTCCCGGGGGGCTGCGTACTGGGCCACGTTGGGCAGCCCGTGCACCACGCAGCAGCTGAGGGCACTGCGGAAGATGCCCATGTCGTGGGCGTCGTACCACTCCTCTGTTTTCTCGTCATAGCACTCCACGTTGAAGGTAGTGGTGAAACCGTTGAAGCCCCCCACCACGAACAGGAGGTCGTCCACCACCTCGATGCCAAAGTTGCTGCGCGGGTTGAACATGGTGGGCACCGTGCGCCATGTGTTGGTCAGCGGGTTGTAGGCCTCAGCGTTACGCAGGCGGTTAGCCCCATCGAAGCCGCCCACCTGGGGGAGGACAGAGGAAACTTGAGTCAAATATTTCTTAACTTTCAGCTCTTACTGAATAAGGCGTTGAAATGCATTGTGCGTGTACTGCATATGAATGTTCTGCTCACCGCATAGACTTGCTCCGCATAGGCGATGACCCCCACACCGCTGCGCCTGCTTCTCATGGGGGCGGTCAGAGTCCACTGGTTGGTCTGGGGGCTGTAGCTCTCTGCTGTGAACAAGCACTCATTCCCATTGAAGCCACCGCAGATGTACACCTAGAGAAAAGATCATGCCAACATTTTATTATCAAAAGCCATTATCCATCATGAAGTTCTCTCCCAGGTCCCTCTGTTCCGCTCACCTTGCCATGTAGTGTGGTAGCGCTGGCATCACTCCTCTGCTCATGCATGGGTGCAATCAGGGTCCACTGGTTAGTCTCAGGCTCATAGCACTCAGCGGTGTTCAGTCGTACGTAGCCATCAAAGCCACCCATGGCATAGATACAGCCATCCAGCACCGCCACACTGACGTAGCAGCGCCGCGAGTGCATGGGGGCCACCTGGTGCCAGGTCTGTGTGACAGGGTTGAACTTACGTACACTGTTAAAGTAGTCAACGCTGTCAAAGCCACCCACACAGTAGACAAAGCCATTGAGGTAAGCAGCTCCATGGTAGGCTCGAGGGCTCTCCTCCTGGGTCACATTCACCCACCGATCAGCCCGCGCATCATACGCCTCAATGCCATTGGTGGGGCTGCCACCACTCCAGCCACCGATGGCCAATAGGATGGCATAAGGCAGGCGTGGGCGGGTCAGAGGGTTGCGGAAGTCAGTGTTGGAGGGCCCGTTCATGTTCAGGTCGTACATGGCCTTCAGGGCACTGATGATGATAGGCTTGCAGTCATCATTGTCCTTCACCAGGGTATTGTTCTTCACGTTGTTCATGAAGTAGTCGGCTGTCATCAAGGCCATGCGgacctaagcacacagacacagacagacagacgtgtgGTTAGCAGTTGACTAGCAAGACACCCAAACTTACAAAAGTTATCCAACAGTAAGACACTGACACTATTGATCACCTCTCACCTTGGGCAGCAGCACAGACACGTGGGCCTTGCGGTCCTGAGGCGAGTGGTTGATCCAGCGTAGGACCGCCTCAAACACAACATCCTCCTGCTTCACATTCAGGTTGTCCTTCTCGATGATGTCACAGAGCTGTGCCAGAGAGAGCTCCTTGAACTCCTCCGAGAAACGCACCATCTCAAAGTGGTGCAGGATGAAAAGGTAGGCCCGGCGGCGCAGATCAGGGCAGGAGTAGAAGTCTGCAAACTTGCAGATCCCGATGCAGTTCTGCAGACAGAGCTGGGCCTCCAGATAGTCGCAGCAGGCTCTCACGATCCCCAGGATGCAGAACTGGTCTGCAGCCGCCAGGAGCGGTTCTACATTCTCTGCAGTCACAGGCACGGAACGTGTGTAGGCATACTCGATGATCAGGCGCATCATGTCTGGGTTCACACCAGGAATGCTGTAGACCCGCTTCTCGATGTTGTTCCAGCCACTTGTGAAGAGAGCACTGTGGGTCAAGGGTCAGGGGTATAATAACACAGAGAAACATCATCAAGGTCTCAATATTCTTCTCACTACAGCATTGCTATTGAACAAAGATCCTCAGGACTCCCCAAAAGTAactaataattacagagagttgGACCAAGCGAGAGATACCCTAAATCTACGATGTTCTCGCATTCTCATTCAAAGTCAAGTGATGCCAGAATGGGAATGTCGTCTGGCCAGCACATCCCAACCCAACCTATCCCAACCAAGGGAAGCTACTCACCGGAAGTATGAGCTGCATCCACAAAGGATGTTCTTGTGGGCATTGAACTCAATGCCATTGACCTTGATGACCACATCACAGAGTTTTCCCTCCAGACGTAACTCGTTAAAGATTGTACAGGTCATAGCACTCATTTTCCTCTCCATGCTGCATCTTTGAAATTTGGTGGAGGTGGCTGTCTCTTCCAGTTCATTCATTCCTTGCTATATTTGATGGGGTTTTGCTAGCTCTTCAGCTTCGACATTTGGCTGGTTTACTACAGCAGCTGTGTTCATCTAAGGATTGTGAATTGTGAATGTTCCACTTATATTATGTTCCAGAATTGTTCATTATTACATCACAGCGATGAGCAAATGGAATCAGAGCATCAGCCTCACTTGTCATAAAAAGTTTGTGTTTAATTTGATCTATCTGACTGATATGCCGACTGATCGTACAGTGAATGTGTAACAGTCATTTAACACTAATATTTGACACTACATAATACATTTGATTAAATACAGTCCATTTCAGATGTAGTGAGAGGGAAATCGTGAATTAAGAATACATAGAAGCATACAATTTGCCATAATACTTTC contains the following coding sequences:
- the LOC129832986 gene encoding kelch-like protein 10, with the protein product MNELEETATSTKFQRCSMERKMSAMTCTIFNELRLEGKLCDVVIKVNGIEFNAHKNILCGCSSYFRALFTSGWNNIEKRVYSIPGVNPDMMRLIIEYAYTRSVPVTAENVEPLLAAADQFCILGIVRACCDYLEAQLCLQNCIGICKFADFYSCPDLRRRAYLFILHHFEMVRFSEEFKELSLAQLCDIIEKDNLNVKQEDVVFEAVLRWINHSPQDRKAHVSVLLPKVRMALMTADYFMNNVKNNTLVKDNDDCKPIIISALKAMYDLNMNGPSNTDFRNPLTRPRLPYAILLAIGGWSGGSPTNGIEAYDARADRWVNVTQEESPRAYHGAAYLNGFVYCVGGFDSVDYFNSVRKFNPVTQTWHQVAPMHSRRCYVSVAVLDGCIYAMGGFDGYVRLNTAECYEPETNQWTLIAPMHEQRSDASATTLHGKVYICGGFNGNECLFTAESYSPQTNQWTLTAPMRSRRSGVGVIAYAEQVYAVGGFDGANRLRNAEAYNPLTNTWRTVPTMFNPRSNFGIEVVDDLLFVVGGFNGFTTTFNVECYDEKTEEWYDAHDMGIFRSALSCCVVHGLPNVAQYAAPRDSLQSPREELKLSSSNSIMSV